One Rosa chinensis cultivar Old Blush chromosome 5, RchiOBHm-V2, whole genome shotgun sequence genomic region harbors:
- the LOC112203675 gene encoding uncharacterized protein LOC112203675, with translation MVGSLDCMHWQWKNCPTGWAGQYTGYKGKPTIILEAVASYDTWIWHAFFGLPGSLNDINVLGCSPLFNAQCVGETPEVRYQVRNRHYHQCYYLVDGIYPKWGSFVQAIRDSRSPQTQHFTRMQEAYRKDVEKAFGILQARWAIIRGPARGWSKENLQYIMMTCIILHNMIVEDKRDEDAAQPFDPDDIPTRPRKAEIYKRPEMDTDVHRNPQQLNQFLRRYREVRCPVMNKNLQDDLVDHLWTMKLQADQNQQ, from the coding sequence ATGGTCGGTAGCCTTGATTGTATGCACTGGCAGTGGAAAAATTGTCCCACCGGATGGGCAGGGCAGTATACTGGCTACAAAGGGAAACCGACAATCATCTTAGAGGCGGTGGCCTCCTACGATACTTGGATTTGGCATGCTTTCTTCGGACTTCCAGGTTCCCTGAATGATATTAACGTCCTTGGATGTTCACCGTTGTTCAATGCCCAATGCGTTGGTGAAACCCCTGAAGTGAGGTACCAGGTACGTAATAGGCATTATCATCAATGTTATTACCTAGTTGATGGCATATACCCTAAGTGGGGGTCATTTGTACAAGCAATCCGAGACTCGAGGTCGCCGCAGACACAACATTTCACAAGGATGCAGGAAGCATACAGAAAAGATGTGGAGAAAGCATTTGGTATTCTCCAAGCTCGTTGGGCAATCATAAGAGGACCAGCTCGTGGGTGGAGTAAGGAGAACCTTCAATACATCATGATGACGTGCATTATCTTGCACAATATGATTGTTGAAGATAAGCGTGATGAAGATGCAGCACAGCCATTTGATCCAGATGATATCCCAACCAGACCAAGGAAAGCAGAGATATATAAGAGACCAGAAATGGACACCGATGTTCATCGCAATCCGCAACAACTAAATCAATTCTTGCGTCGTTATAGGGAGGTTAGATGTCCAGTGATGAATAAAAACCTCCAAGACGATCTAGTCGATCACCTATGGACCATGAAGTTACAAGCTGATCAGAACCAGCAGtga
- the LOC112203676 gene encoding F-box/kelch-repeat protein At3g23880: MSDHLPEGIISEILKRLPVKSVIRCCLVCRSWKSLIESSTHLSRKVQSNNQNDPHFLLVNPPLNWCFWDVGDYINIENPCLYLTESIFPKGERLVVKNFNVVGTCNGLVCFAFDFAYYGCIAVIWNPCIRKYVTLPKRRVSNPKGGSDFNIASYAFGYDSRTKDYKVLRTVSDFGGETEIWSLATGNWKILRAPMPKDFPRHGDNVRYAYVNGAVHWVHHRRRGRRHKAIVDTAIVLFDMASELFREMMMMPEDLRGKHCHISRYMESIGLFTGTDLESFGTIDVDMWVMRDYGAVESWTKLFTIRLEGPQLQPFGFKKNGNEAVFKMSGGRVLTVDLKTKKVGEFAINNEYEYYGFLDCFAESLALLGHVKSF, from the coding sequence ATGTCAGACCACCTTCCTGAGGGAATCATAAGcgaaatccttaaaaggttgcCCGTAAAATCTGTAATCCGTTGCTGCTTAGTGTGTAGGTCATGGAAATCTCTGATCGAAAGCTCTACCCACCTCAGCCGCAAAGTCCAATCCAACAACCAAAACGACCCTCACTTCCTTCTAGTAAACCCTCCGCTCAACTGGTGTTTTTGGGACGTTGGTGACTATATCAACATCGAAAATCCTTGCCTTTACCTTACAGAATCAATTTTCCCCAAAGGTGAAAGACTTGTAGTCAAGAATTTCAATGTGGTGGGAACTTGTAACGGGCTAGTGTGCTTTGCTTTTGACTTTGCCTATTATGGTTGCATAGCAGTAATTTGGAACCCTTGTATCAGAAAGTATGTGACTTTGCCTAAGCGTCGTGTTTCAAACCCTAAGGGTGGCAGTGACTTTAACATAGCAAGTTATGCTTTTGGCTATGATTCGCGGACCAAGGACTACAAGGTTTTGAGAACTGTCAGTGATTTTGGTGGCGAAACAGAGATTTGGTCCTTGGCTACGGGCAACTGGAAAATCCTTCGTGCTCCTATGCCAAAGGATTTTCCGCGTCACGGTGATAATGTTAGATATGCTTATGTCAATGGTGCAGTGCATTGGGTGCATCACCGTCGTAGGGGTCGAAGGCATAAGGCCATTGTGGATACTGCTATTGTGTTGTTTGATATGGCCAGTGAGTTATTTCgcgagatgatgatgatgccaGAAGATTTGAGAGGAAAGCATTGCCATATTTCAAGATACATGGAGTCCATTGGTTTATTTACGGGGACAGATTTGGAGAGTTTCGGTACTATTGATGTCGACATGTGGGTGATGAGAGATTATGGAGCTGTGGAATCCTGGACAAAATTATTTACTATACGTCTGGAAGGACCTCAGCTACAGCCATTTGGTTTTAAAAAGAATGGTAATGAAGCAGTGTTCAAAATGAGTGGTGGACGGGTACTAACAGTGGATCTTAAGACAAAGAAAGTTGGAGAATTTGCAATCAATAATGAATACGAGTACTACGGCTTCTTGGACTGCTTTGCAGAAAGCCTTGCCTTACTTGGCCATGTTAAATCTTTTTAA